The Malus sylvestris chromosome 12, drMalSylv7.2, whole genome shotgun sequence genome contains a region encoding:
- the LOC126591819 gene encoding replication protein A 70 kDa DNA-binding subunit A-like yields the protein MYCQEHLRKRLMDLTPVRFLKPYQPRSRLQIRVCRMWVAKSIEDDPQPIGFDYVIVDKQGDAIHVTTNARDIQYFLDHLRVGDVYEINKYRVVHNRASNKVVPHDTIIEFNKKTTIIQVQKTTQEIPMQWFNLIKFEQLYEIIDRDVELIDIFGCLTVVQPIEELTIQCTRIAKKRNLNLQNIRGETVRVTLWEEIATNFEDSGYQSLPPPIFIALTNLKVKQYLGKLVLGTTGSTVYFFNPNIPQLSEYKRKFEHLRSPLRMLPTSTDMYTSRTIGANSK from the exons ATGTACTGTCAGGAGCACCTCAGAAAAAGAT TGATGGACCTGACGCCGGTTCGTTTTCTGAAGCCCTACCAACCAAGGAGCAGACTCCAGATTAGAGTTTGTAGGATGTGGGTCGCAAAGAGCATCGAAGATGATCCTCAACCTATAGGTTTTGACTATGTTATCGTTGATAAACAG GGGGATGCGATTCATGTAACAACAAATGCTCGAGATATTCAATATTTTTTGGACCATCTAAGGGTCGGTGATGTGTACGAGATCAACAAATACCGTGTTGTTCATAACAGGGCATCAAACAAGGTTGTACCTCATGATACGATCATTGAGTTTAACAAGAAGACCACAATCATTCAAGTTCAGAAAACAACGCAGGAGATTCCGATGCAGTGGttcaatttgattaaatttgaacAGCTTTATGAAATAATCGATAGGGATGTTGAACTTATAG ATATATTTGGTTGCTTAACGGTTGTGCAGCCGATTGAAGAGCTGACTATCCAATGCACAAGAATTGCTAAAAAGAGAAATCTTAACCTACAAAATATTAG GGGTGAAACTGTTAGGGTGACCTTATGGGAAGAGATTGCCACCAATTTTGAAGACAGTGGATATCAATCGTTGCCACCTCCCATCTTTATTGCTTTGACAAATCTCAAAGTGAAGCAATACCTAG GAAAGCTTGTTCTTGGAACCACAGGATCAactgtttattttttcaatCCAAATATTCCACAACTCTCTGAATATAAACGCAA GTTTGAGCATCTGAGATCACCTCTTCGGATGTTGCCCACCTCAACTGACATGTATACAAGTCGTACCATCGGCGCTAATTCTAAGTAA
- the LOC126592125 gene encoding uncharacterized protein LOC126592125, which yields MVVKHKNILLLHRFKIDVIVEDNTNQHNFLMIGRQAEKILRVSCHTLVMQEGYEDPFVAPPILANLVGQSKSFRVSFGNQNNNFEEIDFIVHGLLEDKPLSEPTIPSIKPQTPASTVAKIIINHVTPAPLMPSQPLDQQPRSIATARTSKRTLFLDQPNTSVSKKPHTEQTTTTNVAIISPEFHNLVVSKIELADKVPIATLRTKTQPKKIKKLSKMFGPRKSEQPCPQ from the exons ATGGTTGTCAAACATAAGAATATCCTTCTCTTGCACCGGTTCAAAATTGATGTTATTGTGGAAGATAACACGAATCAACACAATTTCCTCATGATAGGAAGACAAGCCGAAAAAATACTTCGTGTTTCTTGCCACACTTTGGTGATGCAAGAAGGATATGAGGATCCTTTTGTGGCACCACCAATTCTTGCAAATTTAGTAGGCCAATCAAAATCATTTCGAGTCTCTTTTGGAAACCAGAACAACAACTTCGAAGAGATAGATTTCATCGTTCACGGATTGCTTGAAGATAAGCCATTGTCCGAGCCAACAATCCCCTCAATCAAACCACAAACGCCTGCTTCTACCGTAGCAAAAATAATTATCAATCATGTCACTCCCGCCCCATTAATGCCTTCCCAACCGTTAGATCAACAACCTCGATCAATTGCAACTGCTAGGACTTCGAAAAGAACCTTGTTCCTTGATCAACCAAACACATCTGTCAG CAAAAAACCTCACACCGAGCAAACAACCACAACAAATGTTGCCATAATTTCTCCAGAATTCCACAATCTGGTTGTTTCCAAGATTGAACTTGCCGACAAAGTTCCAATTGCCACCCTCAGGACAAAAACtcaacccaaaaaaataaagaagc TGTCGAAGATGTTCGGTCCCAGAAAAAGTGAACAGCCATGCCCTCAGTGA
- the LOC126591817 gene encoding uncharacterized protein LOC126591817 isoform X1 codes for MESNSLSSSPCKVKEIRKRRKREKEIRKRKRIINLVHLIRCCPEDTMDLDSDYDSADDSVSSGEICAYCDYVGEHTSWECPNYQKPVDTWVAHPLVKESYICSICGKNDHHIAWCPLARSCPPSTKVEPGSEIMCSVCHTYMCSIESQYCNIKRDHHTFAQLKDCFYCYEKGHFPQVCPSRVKDLLAVIELENAGDGNNGQDDDNEKPNTEFQRFRYSFFVANLAPQVTEADLYRHFHDISDVGDGDVIEVMVHNHEHKHYGYLEFRTREVALSAMEKGHHTILCDKKIKCYPTSLVKQDLVVFSP; via the exons ATGGAAAGCAACTCTCTCTCGTCAAGCCCGTGCAAGG tTAAGGAGATTCGCAAACGCCGCAAGA GGGAGAAAGAAATTAGAAAGAGAAAACGAATAATCAATCTAGTGCACCTGATTCGTTGCTGTCCTG AGGATACAATGGATCTCGACTCTGATTACGATAGTGCTGATGATAGTGTCAGCAGTGGCGAGATTTGTGCTTATTGTGACTACGTTGGTGAGCACACCTCTTGGGAGTGCCCCAATTATCAGAAGCCCGTAGACACTTGGGTTGCTCACCCTCTTGTGAAAGAAAGTTATATTTGCAGCATTTGTGGTAAAAATGACCACCACATTGCATGGTGCCCATTGGCTCGATCGTGCCCTCCTAGCACAAAAGTGGAACCTGGCTCTGAAATAATGTGTAGTGTCTGTCATACTTACATGTGCTCCATTGAATCGCAATATTGCAACATAAAACGTGATCATCATACATTTGCTCAGTTAAAGGACTGTTTTTATTGTTACGAAAAGGGACACTTTCCTCAGGTGTGCCCTTCTCGGGTGAAGGATCTCCTAGCTGTCATAGAACTAGAAAATGCTGGGGATGGCAATAATGGTCAGGATGATGATAATGAGAAGCCAAATACAGAATTCCAACGGTTTCGTTATTCATTTTTTGTGGCCAATCTAGCTCCACAG GTTACTGAAGCCGATCTCTATCGTCATTTCCATGACATATCTGATGTTGGAGATGGAGATGTTATAGAAGTAATGGTGCACAACCATGAACATAAACATTATGGGTATCTTGAATTCAGGACAAGAGAAGTGGCATTATCGGCTATGGAGAAGGGGCATCATACTATTCTCTGTGACAAGAAAATCAAG TGTTACCCTACCTCATTAGTAAAGCAAGATCTGGTTGTTTTTTCCCCATGA
- the LOC126591817 gene encoding uncharacterized protein LOC126591817 isoform X2 yields the protein MGEELSEDTMDLDSDYDSADDSVSSGEICAYCDYVGEHTSWECPNYQKPVDTWVAHPLVKESYICSICGKNDHHIAWCPLARSCPPSTKVEPGSEIMCSVCHTYMCSIESQYCNIKRDHHTFAQLKDCFYCYEKGHFPQVCPSRVKDLLAVIELENAGDGNNGQDDDNEKPNTEFQRFRYSFFVANLAPQVTEADLYRHFHDISDVGDGDVIEVMVHNHEHKHYGYLEFRTREVALSAMEKGHHTILCDKKIKCYPTSLVKQDLVVFSP from the exons ATGGGGGAGGAGCTATCAGAGGATACAATGGATCTCGACTCTGATTACGATAGTGCTGATGATAGTGTCAGCAGTGGCGAGATTTGTGCTTATTGTGACTACGTTGGTGAGCACACCTCTTGGGAGTGCCCCAATTATCAGAAGCCCGTAGACACTTGGGTTGCTCACCCTCTTGTGAAAGAAAGTTATATTTGCAGCATTTGTGGTAAAAATGACCACCACATTGCATGGTGCCCATTGGCTCGATCGTGCCCTCCTAGCACAAAAGTGGAACCTGGCTCTGAAATAATGTGTAGTGTCTGTCATACTTACATGTGCTCCATTGAATCGCAATATTGCAACATAAAACGTGATCATCATACATTTGCTCAGTTAAAGGACTGTTTTTATTGTTACGAAAAGGGACACTTTCCTCAGGTGTGCCCTTCTCGGGTGAAGGATCTCCTAGCTGTCATAGAACTAGAAAATGCTGGGGATGGCAATAATGGTCAGGATGATGATAATGAGAAGCCAAATACAGAATTCCAACGGTTTCGTTATTCATTTTTTGTGGCCAATCTAGCTCCACAG GTTACTGAAGCCGATCTCTATCGTCATTTCCATGACATATCTGATGTTGGAGATGGAGATGTTATAGAAGTAATGGTGCACAACCATGAACATAAACATTATGGGTATCTTGAATTCAGGACAAGAGAAGTGGCATTATCGGCTATGGAGAAGGGGCATCATACTATTCTCTGTGACAAGAAAATCAAG TGTTACCCTACCTCATTAGTAAAGCAAGATCTGGTTGTTTTTTCCCCATGA